Within the Paenibacillus sp. AN1007 genome, the region AGCTTTGGTCACATGCCGGCTGCCTGCGTGCACGACGTACTGCCCTGCGCCTCTATGGAAGAAGTCCAGATTGTTATGAAAATGCTGCAGGTCACCCTGTGACGTATCGGTCGGGTCGTTCCAGTCCGGTGGAAGGATAAACATGCCTCCGTGTCTGCGGTCCAGATCCCATGGCTTTCCATCTCCCAGATGGTCCATCAGTGAACGGTACTTACGGCGGACAAAGACGCCAATACTTTCAATACCCGCATTCATCATGTTGGACAGTACAAAATCAATCAGACGATAACGCCCGGCATACGGTACCGCGGCACCGCAGCGAAAGTACGTCAATTCCTTCAATTCTTCAAGCTCATGGTCAAGGTTAATTACTCCAATCAATGATTTCATCGCGCGCACCGTCCTTTTGAACCATATTGGAAAAACATAAAGTCGCATCTGCACAAAATGACTGAGGGACCTACGGATAACCTTAAATCAACCTTATTCCTTGAAAACACCATCTAATTCGTGATTCCTTGACGAAGCTGACGTTCCAATTCCTCCTGATCCACCAGTAAAATATCACTTTCGTCTCCCGGTGCAGGCGCAATCCGTGTTCCATCGGGAATCACTAAGCCTTCAGAGATGATCGATTTGTGAATAGATACGTTTTGGCCAATTTTGACCCTCGGCATCACAACCGAATCGATGACTGCACTGTTCTCTCCAACCTCGGTTCCATAGAACAGGACGGAATGATTGACTTCTCCATGTACGATGCTGCCCTCACTGATAATGCAGTTGCGCACCTTGGCGGATGGCGATATATATTGAGCGGGCTGGTTCGGATTGCGGGTAAAAATACGCCAGTTCGGATCATTAAGATTCAGGGGTGTCTCCTCGTCGAGCAAATCCATATTGGATTCCCACAGACTGCGAATCGTTCCAACGTCTTTCCAGTACCCCTCAAAAGGATAGGCGAATAATGATTTTTCATTTTCCAGCAGCAGGGGAATGATGTCTTTACCAAAATCGTAAGAGGTGGATGCCTGCTGTTCGTCCTGAATCAGGAATCGTTTCAGCACATCCCATTTGAAGAGATAGATGCCCATGGAAGCAAGCGTGCTTCGGGGCTGTGAAGGCTTTTCTTCGAATTCATAGATGCTGTAGTCCTCATGGGTATTCAGAATACCAAAGCGGCTTGCTTCTTCCAGGGTCACATCAATAACTGAAATGGTGCAGTCGGCATCTTTTTCCTTGTGATATTGAAGCATCTTGTCATAGTTCATCTTATAGATATGAT harbors:
- a CDS encoding glucose-1-phosphate adenylyltransferase — protein: MAKKEVVAMLLAGGQGKRLKGLTKSLAKPAVYFGGTYRIIDFPLSNCSNSGIDTVGVLTQYEPLVLHSYIGIGSDWDLDRKNGGVYVLPPHEREDGSNWYRGTADAIYRNLNFIEQFDPEHVLILSGDHIYKMNYDKMLQYHKEKDADCTISVIDVTLEEASRFGILNTHEDYSIYEFEEKPSQPRSTLASMGIYLFKWDVLKRFLIQDEQQASTSYDFGKDIIPLLLENEKSLFAYPFEGYWKDVGTIRSLWESNMDLLDEETPLNLNDPNWRIFTRNPNQPAQYISPSAKVRNCIISEGSIVHGEVNHSVLFYGTEVGENSAVIDSVVMPRVKIGQNVSIHKSIISEGLVIPDGTRIAPAPGDESDILLVDQEELERQLRQGITN